One genomic region from Phycisphaeraceae bacterium encodes:
- a CDS encoding winged helix-turn-helix transcriptional regulator, which produces MQLRAIQYRSIAKLHMCVGCESKIEILRVLALEPCNVKSLSDTLALSQSSISHHLAAMRNCHLVLSVRRSQISVYRLSPLVSVVEHPDCVSVEVRCEIDDSSVRVTVPVRHTLVHAQGSVL; this is translated from the coding sequence ATGCAGCTTCGTGCAATCCAGTATAGATCCATTGCCAAGCTGCACATGTGCGTCGGATGTGAGTCCAAGATCGAAATTCTTCGAGTCCTCGCCCTCGAGCCCTGTAATGTCAAGAGTCTTTCGGATACTCTTGCCCTGAGCCAGTCTTCCATCAGCCATCATCTCGCTGCCATGCGCAACTGCCATCTGGTTCTCTCCGTGCGCCGAAGTCAGATCAGTGTGTACCGGCTGAGTCCTCTGGTCTCTGTTGTGGAACACCCAGACTGCGTGAGTGTGGAAGTGCGCTGCGAAATCGATGATTCATCGGTTCGGGTCACTGTCCCGGTTCGACACACGCTTGTGCATGCTCAGGGTTCAGTATTGTGA